A section of the Actinomycetota bacterium genome encodes:
- a CDS encoding type II secretion system F family protein — protein sequence MKFRSRLLVSAGAMAAVVAASAALAIAAGTVTIEDVDVSGHPNVRIEVTAPAAVDPDEAESSFTVTEDGERRSVSVTQLASEDIEIVLLVDTSGSMQGEPIEAARRAAEAFLDRLPAEVDVAVVSFGSGASVLAPFSTDRTATKVAIASLAAAGRTALYDGVTTALAQFSPEDATARRSIVLLSDGGDTASATTLDDAAGALEASGARLYAIELRTPETDPEPLARLAEVSEGRVVPVDDASGLDTVYTSIASELVSRFELTYRSEADGPSTVRVDFAADGVRASGEQRITLPAAAPAPSTPQPAPRPPDELVAVSSLWTNPFVLGAGGLAVFAGLLILTYVVVAAREPHRRLAAEAGVARVPRTTSFAGLAGQASMLAERQLERRGRTGALNDALERAGLDLRPGEYVVLTACAATTAFGVGLMMANLAVGVLFAVLSVVAARTLLSVLAARRQARFADQLGDVLQLLAGSLRAGYGLMQAIDAVGREADAPAAEEFGRVIIEARLGRDVSQSLRALADRVASEDFAWVVQAIEIHREVGGDLAEVLDTVAATIRERNQIRRQVKALSAEGRYSAYVLLALPFVVAGFITMTSPDYLSDLTRTVPGIVMLGMAGVFMAVGALWLRKLTRLVF from the coding sequence ATGAAGTTCCGCTCGCGTCTGCTCGTGTCGGCCGGTGCGATGGCCGCGGTCGTCGCGGCATCGGCGGCCCTCGCCATTGCGGCAGGGACCGTGACGATCGAGGACGTCGACGTCAGCGGCCACCCGAACGTGCGCATCGAGGTCACAGCGCCGGCCGCCGTCGACCCGGACGAGGCCGAAAGCTCCTTCACGGTCACCGAGGATGGCGAGCGCCGGTCGGTGTCCGTCACACAGCTGGCTTCGGAGGACATCGAGATCGTCCTCCTCGTCGATACCTCCGGGAGCATGCAGGGGGAGCCGATCGAAGCGGCCAGGCGGGCGGCGGAGGCTTTCCTGGATCGCCTCCCCGCAGAGGTGGACGTCGCGGTGGTCAGCTTCGGCTCCGGCGCATCGGTCCTCGCTCCTTTCTCCACCGACCGGACCGCGACGAAGGTGGCGATCGCCAGCCTGGCGGCCGCAGGCAGGACCGCGCTGTACGACGGCGTCACGACCGCGTTGGCACAGTTCTCGCCGGAGGACGCGACGGCGCGGCGCTCCATCGTGCTCCTGTCGGACGGCGGGGACACCGCCAGCGCGACGACGCTCGACGACGCCGCCGGCGCCCTGGAGGCCTCCGGCGCGCGCCTGTACGCGATCGAGCTGCGTACCCCCGAGACCGATCCCGAGCCACTGGCACGGTTGGCCGAGGTGAGCGAGGGACGGGTCGTCCCGGTGGACGACGCCAGCGGTCTCGACACGGTGTACACCAGCATCGCATCAGAACTCGTCAGCCGGTTCGAGCTCACCTACCGCTCGGAAGCCGACGGTCCCTCAACGGTGCGCGTTGACTTCGCCGCCGACGGCGTCCGGGCCTCCGGCGAGCAGCGGATCACGCTCCCGGCCGCTGCACCGGCACCATCGACGCCGCAGCCCGCGCCCCGCCCGCCCGACGAGCTGGTCGCCGTGTCGTCGCTGTGGACGAACCCGTTCGTGCTCGGGGCAGGCGGTCTGGCGGTGTTCGCTGGCCTCCTCATCCTGACCTACGTGGTTGTCGCTGCCCGCGAGCCGCACCGGCGCCTGGCGGCAGAGGCGGGGGTGGCCCGAGTTCCCCGCACGACCAGCTTCGCCGGCCTGGCGGGCCAGGCCAGCATGCTGGCGGAACGGCAGCTGGAGCGCCGCGGACGCACCGGGGCACTCAACGACGCGCTGGAGCGCGCAGGCCTCGACCTCCGCCCCGGCGAGTACGTCGTGCTAACCGCTTGCGCCGCCACGACAGCGTTCGGGGTCGGGCTGATGATGGCCAACCTCGCCGTCGGGGTGCTGTTCGCGGTCCTGTCCGTCGTCGCGGCGCGCACGCTGCTGTCGGTGTTGGCCGCGCGACGACAGGCGAGGTTCGCCGACCAGCTCGGCGACGTGCTGCAACTGCTGGCCGGGAGCCTGCGGGCGGGGTACGGGCTGATGCAGGCGATCGATGCGGTCGGGAGGGAGGCGGATGCTCCGGCTGCGGAGGAGTTCGGCCGGGTCATCATCGAGGCCCGTCTCGGGCGCGACGTGTCGCAATCACTGCGAGCCCTGGCCGACCGGGTTGCGAGCGAGGACTTCGCGTGGGTGGTGCAGGCGATCGAGATCCACCGAGAGGTGGGGGGTGACCTCGCAGAGGTCCTCGACACGGTCGCCGCCACCATCCGGGAGCGCAACCAGATCCGCCGCCAGGTGAAGGCGCTCAGCGCGGAGGGGCGCTACTCCGCCTACGTCCTACTGGCCCTCCCGTTCGTGGTAGCTGGGTTCATCACGATGACGAGCCCCGACTACCTCTCGGATCTCACGCGGACCGTTCCCGGCATCGTGATGCTGGGCATGGCCGGCGTGTTCATGGCTGTCGGAGCCCTGTGGCTGCGCAAGCTCACGCGGCTGGTGTTCTGA
- a CDS encoding 2-oxo acid dehydrogenase subunit E2: MGEIRDFVVPDLGEGLESGEIVAWHVDVGDHVELNQDICELETAKATVSVPCPFAGTVVERFGEVGEELAVGEPLVRIDVEDVAAAADVPEGVDDQLEVADEAASADSEAGPEAGAEDDAADDAHDTDVLVGYGAAAGSATRRRRNATRKQPTGPGGDGDAASASRSQRPLAPPPVRKLAKDLGVDLAAIAPGSGKGGIVTRDDVRAAAQAAAGAPEAQQAPEAVVPHTGVAAADLGFRGRAPGDVIALSGIRKRIAEKMIRSRTTIPHASASVTVDCTATWELADRLTRSARSEGHSGRITAFAVMARATVLALRRFPILNAFLDEDADEIRLLEGIHLGVAVDTDRGLLVPVVRDAHRRSTLRLARELTRLAAAARDGSIRPEELTGGTFTVNNYGSLGNDIADPIVNHPEAAILGVGATKERPWVVDGALAVRRTVTLTVAFDHRIADGGDAGRFVSYVGELVEEPSRILLHS, encoded by the coding sequence ATGGGTGAGATCCGCGACTTCGTTGTCCCCGACCTCGGCGAGGGCCTGGAGTCGGGGGAGATCGTCGCGTGGCACGTCGACGTCGGGGACCACGTCGAGCTCAACCAGGACATCTGCGAGCTCGAGACCGCCAAGGCGACGGTGTCCGTGCCCTGCCCGTTCGCGGGGACGGTCGTCGAACGCTTCGGCGAGGTCGGCGAGGAGCTGGCGGTCGGCGAGCCGCTGGTCCGCATCGACGTGGAGGACGTCGCCGCGGCAGCCGACGTCCCAGAGGGCGTCGACGACCAGCTCGAGGTGGCCGACGAAGCCGCCTCGGCCGACTCCGAGGCGGGCCCGGAGGCCGGCGCCGAGGACGACGCCGCAGACGACGCTCACGACACCGATGTGCTGGTGGGGTACGGCGCCGCGGCGGGATCGGCGACGCGGCGGCGGCGGAACGCGACGCGCAAGCAACCCACCGGCCCGGGTGGGGACGGCGACGCGGCCTCGGCGAGCCGATCGCAGCGGCCCCTGGCCCCCCCGCCCGTGCGCAAGCTCGCGAAGGACCTCGGCGTCGACCTGGCAGCGATCGCTCCCGGGTCGGGCAAGGGCGGGATCGTCACCCGCGACGACGTCCGCGCCGCCGCGCAGGCAGCCGCTGGCGCGCCCGAGGCGCAGCAGGCTCCCGAGGCGGTCGTACCCCACACCGGCGTGGCAGCCGCCGACCTCGGCTTTCGAGGGCGCGCGCCGGGTGATGTGATCGCGCTGTCGGGGATCCGCAAGCGCATCGCCGAGAAGATGATCCGGTCGCGGACCACCATCCCGCACGCCTCGGCATCCGTCACCGTCGACTGCACCGCGACGTGGGAGCTGGCCGACCGGCTGACGCGGTCGGCACGGTCGGAGGGTCACAGCGGCCGGATCACGGCCTTCGCGGTCATGGCGCGCGCCACGGTCCTGGCGCTGCGGAGGTTTCCGATCCTCAACGCCTTCCTCGACGAAGACGCCGACGAGATCCGCCTGCTGGAGGGCATCCACCTCGGCGTCGCGGTCGACACCGACCGGGGCCTGCTGGTCCCGGTGGTTCGCGACGCCCACCGGCGTTCCACGCTGCGGCTGGCCCGCGAGCTCACCCGGTTGGCAGCGGCCGCCCGGGACGGCTCGATCCGGCCCGAGGAACTGACCGGCGGGACCTTCACCGTCAACAACTACGGGTCGCTCGGGAACGACATCGCCGACCCGATCGTCAACCACCCCGAGGCTGCCATCCTCGGCGTCGGAGCGACCAAGGAGCGGCCCTGGGTGGTGGACGGAGCACTGGCGGTGCGCCGGACAGTGACGCTCACGGTCGCCTTCGACCACCGCATCGCCGACGGCGGCGACGCCGGCCGGTTCGTGTCGTACGTCGGGGAGCTGGTCGAGGAACCGTCGCGGATCCTGCTGCACAGCTGA
- the pdhA gene encoding pyruvate dehydrogenase (acetyl-transferring) E1 component subunit alpha, whose protein sequence is MLTAGRDATPAQTPRSAHRIGSAAWATATPRGPSGRNELAASTRREEGPHVATNEQAAGDTHQPLEPALDAPEPDHEGPDLRSLVNPDVDPEDLLPNLEPVQLLDREGMFHEHDSYPLDLKGEDLRRLYRHMVVARRVDQEAINLQRQGQLGVYASCRGQEAAQVGSAYALADHDWIFPSYRELAAGITRGIDTAATLHLYRGTWLSDHDPHEFNFALMTIPIGTQTLHGVGFAMGARLDDNPIVALIYFGDGATSEGDTNEALNFAGVFQAPCVFYCQNNQYAISVPLSKQTHAPSIAHKGVGYGMPGRRLDGNDVLASYAVTKWAVERARAGDGPTLIEALTYRMEAHTTSDDATRYRAQEELEYWATFDPISRMETFLKRRDLWEDAFADDVAEQARQQAEHVRKQIYDAPHPDPLELFEHVYVEPPPHLQRQREQLRAELEAAEER, encoded by the coding sequence ATGCTGACAGCCGGACGGGATGCTACCCCCGCCCAGACGCCACGATCCGCGCACCGGATAGGCTCGGCGGCGTGGGCCACGGCGACCCCGCGCGGCCCCAGTGGACGCAACGAGCTCGCCGCCTCGACGCGACGGGAGGAGGGACCGCACGTGGCGACCAACGAGCAGGCCGCGGGCGACACCCATCAGCCTCTCGAGCCGGCACTGGACGCGCCCGAGCCGGATCACGAAGGACCCGACCTTCGATCGCTGGTCAATCCCGACGTCGATCCGGAAGACCTGTTGCCCAACCTCGAGCCCGTGCAGCTCCTTGACCGAGAGGGGATGTTCCACGAGCACGACAGCTACCCGCTGGACCTCAAGGGCGAGGACCTGCGGCGCCTGTACCGCCACATGGTGGTCGCACGTCGCGTGGACCAGGAAGCGATCAACCTGCAGCGTCAGGGCCAGCTCGGAGTCTACGCGTCGTGCCGCGGCCAGGAAGCCGCGCAAGTCGGTAGCGCCTATGCGCTGGCCGACCACGACTGGATCTTCCCGTCCTACCGGGAACTGGCGGCCGGGATCACCCGCGGGATCGACACGGCCGCGACGCTGCACCTGTACCGGGGGACGTGGTTGTCCGACCACGACCCGCACGAGTTCAACTTCGCGTTGATGACGATCCCGATCGGGACGCAGACGCTGCACGGCGTCGGGTTCGCGATGGGCGCACGGCTCGACGACAACCCGATCGTCGCGCTGATCTACTTCGGTGACGGTGCCACGTCGGAGGGCGATACCAACGAGGCGTTGAACTTCGCAGGGGTGTTCCAGGCGCCGTGTGTCTTCTACTGCCAGAACAACCAGTACGCGATCTCGGTCCCGCTGTCGAAGCAGACCCACGCCCCGTCGATCGCACACAAGGGCGTTGGGTACGGGATGCCGGGGCGGCGGCTGGACGGCAATGACGTCCTCGCGTCCTACGCGGTGACCAAGTGGGCGGTCGAACGGGCCCGCGCGGGGGACGGGCCGACGCTGATCGAGGCGCTGACCTACCGCATGGAGGCCCACACCACCTCCGACGACGCGACCCGGTACCGCGCGCAGGAGGAGCTGGAGTACTGGGCGACGTTCGACCCCATCTCGAGGATGGAGACGTTCCTCAAGCGCCGCGACCTGTGGGAGGACGCCTTCGCCGACGACGTCGCCGAGCAAGCCAGGCAACAGGCCGAACACGTCCGCAAGCAGATCTACGACGCGCCTCACCCGGATCCGCTCGAGCTCTTCGAGCACGTCTACGTCGAGCCCCCGCCGCACCTGCAGCGCCAGCGTGAGCAGCTGCGGGCCGAGCTCGAGGCCGCCGAGGAGCGCTGA
- a CDS encoding AAA family ATPase yields MEDPRRRYTPTTAAAALDALLTADDHGGTVRGAPLPTGFDVLDTTLGGGIGSTDLVLLAGLPGVGKTVAALQVARHHARSGGDVVYACYEHTAGELLTRLLLMELGQDGDHLDPHLELLREAVRDSLGASLSFRALVDREPLLAAAIDRLRGYSDRLWLVSASGAHTGVGELADLVEEHLAGGGLLIVDYLQKVAVKPEPPDEAEKVTRIAEALKDLALSRQVPVLAITAADRSALDSPRLRLHHLRGSSALAYEADVAVLLNDKSRCVSKVHLAYDTVRAEGFRHYVVFSVEKNRGGPALVDLEFRKDFAHYRFDPEGDYVRERLVDERLNVE; encoded by the coding sequence ATGGAGGACCCTCGACGGCGGTACACGCCGACGACCGCGGCCGCCGCACTGGACGCGCTGCTCACCGCGGACGACCACGGCGGGACCGTCCGGGGAGCCCCGTTGCCCACCGGGTTCGACGTCCTCGACACCACCCTCGGGGGCGGCATCGGCTCCACGGACCTCGTCCTGCTCGCCGGGTTGCCCGGTGTTGGGAAGACCGTCGCTGCCCTTCAGGTGGCCCGACACCACGCACGGTCAGGTGGCGACGTCGTCTACGCCTGCTACGAGCACACGGCCGGCGAACTGCTCACCCGGCTGCTGCTCATGGAGCTCGGCCAGGACGGCGACCACCTCGACCCCCACCTGGAGCTGCTGCGCGAGGCGGTGCGGGACAGCCTTGGTGCATCCCTGTCGTTCCGCGCACTCGTCGACCGTGAACCGCTGCTCGCAGCCGCCATCGACCGGCTTCGTGGCTACAGCGACCGCCTGTGGCTGGTATCGGCATCCGGGGCTCACACCGGTGTCGGAGAGCTGGCGGACCTCGTCGAGGAGCACCTCGCCGGCGGGGGGCTGCTCATCGTCGACTACCTGCAGAAGGTGGCGGTCAAGCCGGAGCCGCCCGACGAGGCCGAGAAGGTGACCCGCATCGCCGAGGCGCTCAAGGACTTGGCGCTAAGCCGCCAGGTGCCGGTGTTGGCCATCACGGCAGCTGACCGCAGCGCCCTCGACTCACCACGGCTGCGGCTGCATCACCTCCGAGGCTCCTCCGCGCTGGCATACGAGGCGGACGTCGCGGTGCTCCTCAACGACAAGTCGCGCTGCGTGTCCAAGGTTCACCTCGCGTACGACACGGTGCGCGCGGAGGGCTTCCGCCACTACGTGGTCTTCAGCGTCGAGAAGAACCGGGGCGGGCCGGCGCTGGTCGACCTCGAGTTCCGCAAGGACTTCGCGCACTACCGCTTCGACCCGGAAGGTGACTACGTGCGCGAGCGCCTGGTCGACGAGCGCCTGAACGTCGAGTAG
- a CDS encoding alpha/beta hydrolase, whose product MRRWSTRWAAAVTSAVLLTGCATGDTFSANPDAHAAVEPPPTAEEPLTPTVAWEPCEAPFECATVPVPLDHDDPAAETIDLALIRLPAPPAGRRIGSLVINPGGPGSSGVDFVRAWSVQVIPAELRARFDIVGFDPRGVAASRPVSCNGGSRAFLSQDLAPDDAGETAAVLAAAEAYATSCGDASADLLAHVATANVVRDLDAIRVALGDAELTYLGYSYGTRIGAAYADLFPENVRALVLDGAVDPTLDLTGQVRAQAGALEAALSEFLATCASDEHCPLPAERSTLAAFDALMADLDARGLPAPELGGRLEPGQAAVAVLALLRDRPRWPLLAAALALAWEGNGSLLAAPLAPVAGDGDALADELASLMAVNCLDVPAPAPGELPALATDLAASAPRFGPVSLFLHAPCAFWPVAAEGAPREIAAPGTPPIVVIGNRGDLITPFGWSESLVAQLDSGVLLTRDGDRHTAFGGENVCTDRAVIRYLIELTPPDPTRSCG is encoded by the coding sequence ATGCGGCGATGGAGCACCCGGTGGGCGGCTGCCGTGACGTCGGCCGTCCTGCTGACAGGGTGCGCAACCGGCGACACCTTCAGCGCGAACCCGGACGCCCACGCAGCCGTCGAGCCGCCGCCGACAGCCGAAGAACCGCTCACCCCGACGGTCGCGTGGGAGCCGTGCGAGGCCCCGTTCGAGTGCGCCACCGTCCCGGTCCCGCTGGATCACGACGATCCGGCCGCGGAGACGATCGACCTGGCGCTGATCCGCCTGCCGGCGCCGCCGGCCGGGCGTCGCATCGGCTCGCTCGTGATCAACCCGGGCGGGCCGGGATCCTCCGGCGTGGACTTCGTCCGCGCCTGGAGCGTCCAGGTCATCCCGGCCGAGCTGCGCGCCCGCTTCGACATCGTCGGCTTCGACCCCCGCGGTGTGGCTGCCAGCCGGCCCGTCAGCTGCAACGGCGGCTCCAGGGCCTTCCTATCGCAGGACCTCGCCCCCGATGACGCCGGCGAGACCGCGGCGGTCCTCGCTGCGGCGGAGGCGTACGCCACCTCCTGCGGCGACGCCAGCGCGGACCTGCTGGCCCACGTCGCGACCGCGAACGTCGTGCGTGACCTCGACGCCATCCGTGTCGCGCTCGGCGACGCGGAGCTGACCTACCTCGGCTACTCGTACGGGACGCGCATCGGGGCCGCCTACGCCGATCTGTTCCCCGAGAACGTCCGTGCGCTGGTGCTCGACGGTGCGGTCGATCCCACGCTGGATCTCACCGGTCAGGTCCGCGCGCAGGCGGGTGCGCTCGAAGCCGCGCTGAGCGAGTTCCTCGCCACCTGCGCATCCGACGAGCACTGCCCACTGCCCGCTGAGCGGTCGACGTTGGCGGCCTTCGACGCGCTGATGGCCGACCTCGACGCGCGCGGGCTACCGGCGCCAGAGCTCGGTGGACGGCTGGAACCCGGGCAGGCCGCCGTCGCAGTGCTCGCGTTGCTGCGTGATCGGCCCCGGTGGCCGCTGCTGGCGGCAGCGCTCGCGCTGGCATGGGAGGGCAACGGGTCGCTGCTGGCTGCGCCCCTCGCACCGGTCGCGGGCGATGGTGACGCTCTCGCCGACGAACTGGCGTCCCTGATGGCGGTGAACTGCCTGGACGTGCCGGCCCCGGCGCCGGGAGAGCTGCCGGCGCTCGCGACCGACCTCGCGGCGAGCGCCCCGCGCTTCGGCCCGGTGTCACTGTTCCTGCACGCACCATGTGCGTTCTGGCCGGTCGCCGCGGAGGGCGCTCCTCGCGAGATCGCGGCTCCTGGGACGCCACCGATCGTGGTCATCGGCAACCGCGGCGATCTCATCACGCCGTTCGGCTGGTCCGAGAGCCTGGTCGCCCAGCTGGACAGCGGCGTGCTGCTGACCCGGGACGGGGATCGTCATACGGCCTTCGGCGGCGAGAACGTCTGCACCGACCGCGCCGTGATCCGCTACCTGATCGAGCTAACCCCACCCGATCCGACCAGGTCGTGCGGCTGA
- a CDS encoding HTTM domain-containing protein, with protein MSDDVRGVAVARGDGVAERRGTHESAAAVTFSVMWAIAVLFHIFSGPMRFEAFPEPTALGVNLLALGGVAVAVLVRPRDVRLFVLLGALQLLSVWLETPRLGNHWLVGGFVSLAVLASAASVWWRDRRLDAAKLFRTFAPAARWILLIFYAFAAFAKLNQDFLDPAVSCATFFARESLAVFGLDDLVAGGVSGAVVAGTILVELAVPVLLVLRRTRTVGVVLAVGFHTVLAADLAHPFFDFSSLLLALFVLFLPPGFAGWLRSKITARGRAGGLVEAGAHVLILVVAVLLLAALGPANPGLAVLALAGAYLLWFAYGAVCVLVVVMHVLLHRPAAEPGLFALPGRAMALVPVLVLLNGLTPYLELKTAFGFDMYSNLVTVAGTSNHLVIPATLPLTDVQEDLVAIRSSSDPGLQWYADNEYALPWLTLRAYLDDHPDVAVLYVRGGKLHEISPGDRHGVAPVPAWQEKLMAFRAVDLRSSKRCQDRWGVAN; from the coding sequence GTGTCAGACGACGTCCGGGGCGTGGCGGTCGCTCGGGGCGACGGAGTCGCGGAGCGCCGCGGAACCCACGAGAGCGCCGCGGCGGTGACCTTCTCGGTCATGTGGGCCATCGCGGTCCTGTTCCACATCTTCAGCGGACCGATGCGCTTCGAGGCCTTCCCCGAACCCACGGCGCTGGGGGTGAACCTCTTGGCGCTCGGGGGCGTCGCCGTCGCGGTGCTGGTCAGACCACGCGACGTGCGGCTTTTCGTCCTGTTGGGGGCGCTGCAGCTGCTGAGCGTGTGGCTGGAGACGCCGCGTCTGGGCAACCACTGGTTGGTCGGCGGCTTCGTCAGCCTGGCCGTGCTGGCGTCCGCGGCCTCGGTCTGGTGGAGGGATCGGAGGCTGGACGCCGCCAAGCTGTTCCGCACGTTCGCACCGGCGGCCCGCTGGATCCTGCTGATCTTCTACGCCTTCGCGGCCTTCGCGAAGCTCAACCAGGACTTCCTCGACCCGGCGGTGAGCTGCGCGACGTTCTTCGCCCGCGAGTCGCTGGCGGTCTTCGGCCTGGACGACCTCGTGGCTGGCGGGGTGTCCGGGGCCGTGGTCGCCGGGACGATCCTCGTGGAGCTTGCGGTCCCCGTCCTGCTGGTCCTGCGCCGTACCCGCACCGTGGGCGTGGTGCTGGCCGTCGGGTTCCACACGGTGCTGGCGGCCGATCTTGCGCACCCGTTCTTCGACTTCTCGTCGCTGCTGTTGGCGCTGTTCGTCTTGTTCCTGCCGCCGGGCTTCGCCGGCTGGCTGCGGTCGAAGATCACGGCCCGCGGTCGGGCGGGCGGTCTCGTGGAGGCGGGCGCGCACGTATTGATCCTGGTCGTCGCCGTCCTGCTGCTGGCCGCGCTCGGGCCGGCCAACCCGGGCCTAGCCGTGCTGGCGCTGGCGGGGGCCTACCTCCTGTGGTTCGCCTACGGAGCGGTGTGCGTGCTCGTCGTCGTCATGCACGTGCTGCTGCACCGACCTGCTGCGGAGCCAGGCTTGTTCGCCCTCCCCGGGAGAGCCATGGCGCTCGTCCCGGTGCTGGTCCTGCTGAACGGACTAACCCCGTACCTGGAGCTCAAGACCGCGTTCGGCTTCGACATGTACAGCAACCTCGTCACGGTGGCGGGCACGTCGAACCATCTCGTCATCCCTGCCACGCTGCCCTTGACGGATGTCCAGGAGGATCTCGTGGCCATCCGATCGTCGTCGGATCCCGGGCTGCAGTGGTACGCGGACAACGAGTACGCGCTGCCGTGGTTGACGTTACGCGCCTACCTGGACGACCACCCGGACGTCGCCGTGCTGTACGTCCGAGGCGGCAAACTGCACGAGATCAGCCCGGGTGACCGACACGGCGTCGCGCCGGTCCCGGCGTGGCAGGAGAAGCTGATGGCGTTCCGGGCTGTCGACCTGCGCAGCTCCAAGCGTTGCCAGGACCGGTGGGGTGTGGCCAACTGA
- a CDS encoding type II secretion system F family protein, giving the protein MPIPIMVAAVAVGCSLPLMWWSLASARTPGRSARDNLGATDLRQAVLARSASERALRPLGQFLAERGRRLTPASWAAALDRRRILAGQPVTWPMERLLAAKVVLGLGGLLVGYLLFSSNRTAMWFLLWLAVTALAYFAPDLLLMSRGQERQAEIQRELPDTLDQMTIAVEAGLGFDSAMARSARSGSGPLAQEFTRTLQEAQLGVSRSAALRHLMERTNVPDLRHFVLALIQAENYGIPVADVLRTQAAELRVKRRQRAEEHAMKIPVKIVFPVVLCILPALFIVILGPAAIRIYQTFAGMG; this is encoded by the coding sequence ATGCCGATCCCGATCATGGTGGCCGCGGTGGCGGTGGGCTGTTCCCTGCCTCTGATGTGGTGGTCGTTGGCCTCGGCGCGGACGCCGGGACGCAGCGCACGCGACAACCTCGGTGCGACCGACCTCCGCCAGGCCGTTCTCGCACGGTCGGCGAGCGAGCGGGCACTCCGTCCGCTGGGCCAGTTCCTCGCCGAACGTGGCCGGCGCCTGACCCCGGCGAGTTGGGCGGCCGCACTGGACCGGCGCCGGATCCTCGCAGGCCAGCCGGTCACGTGGCCGATGGAGCGTCTCCTCGCGGCGAAGGTGGTGCTCGGCCTCGGCGGCCTGCTCGTCGGCTACCTGCTGTTCTCCTCGAACCGCACGGCGATGTGGTTCCTGCTGTGGTTGGCGGTCACCGCGCTCGCGTACTTCGCCCCCGACCTCCTGCTGATGAGCAGGGGTCAGGAACGCCAGGCCGAGATCCAGCGGGAGCTGCCGGACACGCTCGATCAGATGACGATCGCGGTCGAGGCCGGCCTGGGGTTCGACTCGGCCATGGCCAGGTCGGCCAGGAGCGGCAGCGGGCCACTGGCCCAGGAGTTCACCCGGACGCTTCAGGAGGCCCAACTCGGCGTCTCGCGGTCGGCGGCTCTGCGCCACCTCATGGAGCGCACGAACGTCCCCGACCTGCGTCACTTCGTCCTCGCGCTGATCCAGGCGGAGAACTACGGCATCCCGGTCGCCGACGTGCTGCGCACACAGGCGGCGGAGCTGCGGGTCAAGCGTCGCCAGCGCGCCGAGGAGCACGCGATGAAGATCCCGGTGAAGATCGTCTTCCCCGTGGTGCTGTGCATCCTGCCTGCGCTGTTCATCGTCATCCTCGGCCCAGCTGCGATCCGCATCTACCAGACCTTCGCCGGGATGGGCTGA
- a CDS encoding alpha-ketoacid dehydrogenase subunit beta, whose amino-acid sequence MAQALNRALHDEMATDDRVLVFGEDVGRLGGVFRVTDKLQDGFGQERCFDTPLAESAILGTSLGLALYGFKPVPEIQFDGFAYPAFEQLVSHIAKYRNRSRGTVTIPVTVRIPYGGGIGAVEHHSESPETYWVHTAGLKVVTPSTPSDAYTMLRQSIQHPDPVVFLEPKRRYWMKEDCELPVDDPRPLHQAVVRHQGSDVTLVAYGPMVRTATEAAGAAADELDASVEVVDLRSLNPLDERSIVASVRKTGRCVVVHEAAMTLGMGAEIAARVQEMAFYHLEAPVLRVTGFDTPYPPAKLELFWLPDVDRILDIVDQSLSF is encoded by the coding sequence ATGGCGCAGGCCCTCAACCGGGCTCTGCATGACGAGATGGCGACGGACGACCGGGTGCTGGTCTTCGGGGAGGACGTCGGCCGGCTCGGCGGTGTGTTCCGCGTCACCGACAAGCTGCAGGACGGCTTCGGCCAGGAACGCTGCTTCGACACGCCGCTGGCCGAGTCGGCCATCCTGGGCACGTCGCTGGGCTTGGCGCTGTACGGGTTCAAGCCGGTCCCGGAGATCCAGTTCGACGGGTTCGCCTACCCGGCGTTCGAGCAGCTGGTCAGCCACATCGCCAAGTACCGCAACCGCTCGCGGGGAACGGTCACCATCCCCGTCACGGTGCGCATCCCCTACGGGGGTGGCATCGGTGCCGTGGAGCATCACTCGGAGAGCCCAGAGACCTACTGGGTGCACACAGCCGGGCTGAAGGTGGTGACCCCGAGCACCCCGTCGGACGCCTACACGATGTTGCGTCAGTCGATCCAGCACCCCGATCCGGTGGTGTTCCTCGAACCCAAGCGACGCTACTGGATGAAGGAGGACTGCGAGTTGCCGGTCGACGACCCGCGGCCCTTGCACCAGGCGGTCGTCCGTCACCAGGGCAGCGACGTCACGCTGGTCGCGTACGGGCCGATGGTGCGGACGGCGACGGAGGCCGCCGGCGCGGCCGCCGACGAGCTCGATGCGAGCGTCGAGGTGGTGGACCTGCGTTCGCTGAACCCGCTCGACGAGCGCAGCATCGTCGCGTCGGTGCGGAAGACCGGCCGGTGCGTCGTGGTCCACGAGGCGGCGATGACCCTGGGGATGGGCGCCGAGATCGCCGCCCGGGTGCAGGAGATGGCCTTCTACCACCTCGAAGCGCCCGTGCTCCGCGTCACCGGGTTCGATACCCCCTACCCACCGGCGAAGCTCGAGTTGTTCTGGCTGCCCGACGTTGATCGCATCCTGGATATCGTGGACCAGTCGCTGTCCTTCTAG